In one Platichthys flesus chromosome 3, fPlaFle2.1, whole genome shotgun sequence genomic region, the following are encoded:
- the LOC133935958 gene encoding tripartite motif-containing protein 16-like: MAQQEVHLDRERFCCSICLDLLKDPVTTGCGHSFCKSCINSHWDKGEERGSYSCPQCRQTFTPRPVLEKNTMLADLVEELKKTGLQAAPADHCYAGPEDVACDFCTGRKLKALKSCLNCLASYCEKHLQPHLQAAPFKKHKLVEPSEKLQENICSRHDEVMKMFCRTDQQCICYLCSVDEHKDHDTVSAAAERTERQRELGLRRQTIQQRVQDTEKDVKLLQQEEEALNGSADKAVEDSEEIFTEMIRLLEKRSSDVKQQIRSQQETEVSRVRELQERLEQEITELKRKDQELKQLSDTEDHNEFLHNYPSLSPLSGSTHSSSFRIRPLRDFEDVTAAVSQVRGRLQDILSETETEILQIVSQVDVLLPQPEPETRADFLRYSQEITLDPNTANKHLLLSEGNRKVTRMREDQSYSDHPDRFTYWEQVLSRESLTGRCYWEVEVEVEVGWGGVGVAVTYKNISRAGNSGECRFGSNDKSWSLSCYRNRYNFHYNNIRTPVSGPVSSRVGVYLDHSAGVLSFYSVSDTMTLLHRVQTTFTQPLYAGVWVHDDGSTAELCKLK; encoded by the coding sequence ATGGCGCAGCAAGAAGTTCACCTGGACAGAGAAAGATTCTGCTGTtcgatctgtctggatctactgaaggatccggtgactactggctgtggacacagcttCTGTAAGAGCTGTATTAACTCCCACTGGgacaaaggggaggagagaggaagctacagctgtcctcagtgtagacagaccttcacaccgaggcctgtcctggagaaaaacaccatgttagctgatttagtggaggagctgaagaagactggactccaagctgctcctgctgatcactgctatgctggacctgaagatgtggcctgtgatttctgcactgggagaaaactgaaagctctcaagtcctgtttgaattgtttggcctcttattgtgaaaaacacctccagcctcatcttcagGCAGCTCCATTtaagaagcacaagctggtggagccctcggagaagctccaggagaacatctgctctcgtcacgacgaggtgatgaagatgttctgccgcactgatcagcagtgtatctgttatctctgctctgtggatgaacataaagaccacgacacagtgtcagctgcagcagaaaggactgagaggcagagagagctcgggctgaggagacaaaccatccagcagagagtccaggacacagagaaagacgtgaagctgcttcaacaggaggaggaggccctcaatggctctgctgataaagcagtggaggacagtgaggagatcttcactgagatgatccgtctgctggagaaaagaagctctgatgtgaagcagcagatcagatcccagcaggaaactgaagtgagtcgagtcagagagcttcaggagagactggagcaggagatcactgagctgaagaggaaagaccaggaactgaagcagctctcagacacagaggatcacaacgagtttctacacaactacccctcactgtcaccactcagtggatctacacactcatccagcttcaggatccgtcctctgagggactttgaggacgtgacagcagctgtgtcccaggtcagaggtcgactacaggacattctgagtgagacagagacagagattttacagattgtgtctcaagtggatgttttactgccacaaccagaaccagagaccagagctgacttcttaagatattcacaggaaatcacactggatccaaacacagcaaacaaacatctgttattatctgaaggaaacagaaaagtaacacGTATGAGAGAAGATCAGTCTTATTCTGatcacccagacagattcactTATTGGGAAcaggtcctgagtagagagagtctgactggacgttgttactgggaggtggaggtggaggtggaggtggggtgGGGAGGAGTTGGTGTagcagtcacatacaagaatatcagcagagcaggaaactcAGGTGAATGTAGATTTGGATCaaatgataaatcttggtcaTTATCTTGTTATAGAAACAGATATAACTTTCATTACAACAACATCCGgactccagtgtcaggtcctgtgtcctccagagtaggagtgtacctggatcacagtgcaggtgttctgtccttctacagcgtctctgacaccatgactctcctccacagagtccagaccacattcactcagcctctctatgctggagttTGGGTTCATGATGATGGATCCACAGCTGAGTTGtgtaaactcaaatag